In Anomalospiza imberbis isolate Cuckoo-Finch-1a 21T00152 unplaced genomic scaffold, ASM3175350v1 scaffold_52, whole genome shotgun sequence, a single window of DNA contains:
- the LOC137467154 gene encoding LOW QUALITY PROTEIN: 3-beta-hydroxysteroid-Delta(8),Delta(7)-isomerase-like (The sequence of the model RefSeq protein was modified relative to this genomic sequence to represent the inferred CDS: inserted 1 base in 1 codon) translates to METSAHPYWPRALALPGYVAGARPAWQCAGAVAAAAAALLALGWALGGAGGGAKGVAKGVAKRSPARRLVLGWFLLCTGIHGVLEGYFSLRHRELPADTGXLADVWKEYAKADSRYMTSDDFTVAMETVTAWAWGPLSFLTFLALLRQHPARFILQLVVSLGQLYGDVLYFATAARAGWAHSDPHPFYFWGYFVGLNALWLLVPGLLLLDAGHQLATAQRGHDRPRHKAH, encoded by the exons ATGGAGACGAGCGCGCATCCCTATTGGCCGCGCGCGCTGGCGTTGCCGGGTTACGTGGCGGGCGCGCGGCCCGCCTGGCAGTGCGCAGgcgcggtggcggcggcggcggcggcgctgctggcgctgggctgggccctgggcggggccgggggcggggccaagGGCGTGGCCAAGGGCGTGGCCAAGCGGAGCCCCGCCCGCCGGCTGGTCCTGGGCTGGTTCCTGCTGTGCACCGGCATCCACGGCGTCCTGGAGGGGTACTTCAGCCTCCGGCACCGGGAGCTGCCCGCCGACACCG TGCTGGCCGACGTCT GGAAGGAATACGCCAAGGCCGACAGCCGCTACATGAC GAGCGATGACTTCACGGTTGCCATGGAGACGGTGACGGCCTGGGCCTGGGGTCCCCTGAGCTTCCTCACCTTCCTCGCCCTCCTGCGGCAGCACCCGGCGCGCTTCATCCTGCAGCTCGTGGTGTCCCTGG gccagcTGTACGGTGACGTGCTGTACTTCGCCacggcggcgcgggcgggctGGGCGCACAGCGACCCGCACCCCTTCTACTTCTGGGGTTACTTCGTGGGGCTCAACGCGCTCTGGCTGCTCGTGCCcggcctgctgctgctggacgCCGGCCACCAGCTGGCCACGGCCCAGCGCGGCCACGACCGGCCCCGCCACAAGGCCCACTGA
- the LOC137467075 gene encoding LOW QUALITY PROTEIN: phosphofurin acidic cluster sorting protein 1-like (The sequence of the model RefSeq protein was modified relative to this genomic sequence to represent the inferred CDS: deleted 2 bases in 2 codons), translating into PPGRWIAARPAACPGCSASPCGASCWSRRWPRTWARWSSRVKLQGSKRILRSNEIPLPPGGPPETELQLTFSLQYGHFLKRDTNRLQVMLQRRKRSKHRPFLGYKTLAVGLINLAEVLQLPSEAGQDLFDEEEELPKGKKPRRKGPGGARHPNIKQKFVALLKRFRVSEEGGFGLDHVSPARMRAVAEDLDELYDSLEIFNPSDSGADLDDTDSVLSTPKPRLRPFFEGLSQSSSQTEMGSEGPAPAEPGPRSGRRAPEEGPDPEGLDPRGDPEPPAEPGGGPEKLKTPLKGSKGEAASPPSTGATPTSCETTPPWAGHKPREATPPGPTSPQRRARPISGGQRRAGRSPIGRP; encoded by the exons CCACCTGGGAGGTGGATCGCAGCTCGCCCAGCTGCGTGCCCAg GCTGTTCAGCCTCACCCTGCGGCGCCTCGTGCTGGTCCAGGAGGTGGCCAAGGACCTGGGCTCGGTGGTCATCGCGGGTCAAGCTGCAgg GCTCCAAGCGGATCCTGCGCTCCAACGAGATCCCGCTGCCCCCCGGGGGCCCCCCCGAGACCGAGCTGCAGCTCACCTTCTCCCTGCAG TACGGGCACTTCCTGAAGCGGGACACGAACCGGCTGCAGGTGATGCTGCAGCGCCGCAAGCGCTCCAAGCACCGCCCGTTCCTGGGCTACAAAACGCTGGCGGTGGGGCTGATCAACCTGGCCGAg gtgctgcagctgcccagcGAGGCCGGCCAG GACCTGTtcgatgaggaggaggagctgcccaAGGGGAAGAAGCCGAGGAGGAAGGGCCCGGGGGGCGCCAGG caccccaacATCAAACAGAAATTTGTGGCGCTGCTG AAACGATTCCGGGTGTCCGAGGAG ggtggctTTGGCCTGGACCACGTGTCCCCGGCGCGGATGCGGGCGGTGGCCGAGGACCTGGACGAGCTCTACGACTCCCTGGAGATTTTCAACCCCAGC GACAGCGGCGCCGACCTGGACGACACCGACAGCGTcctgagcaccccaaaaccgcGGCTCAG GCCGTTCTTTGAGGGTCTCTCCCAGTCGAGCTCCCAGACCGAGATGGGCAGCGAGGGCCCCGCCCCG gCAGAGCCGGGGCCCCGCAGCGGCCGCAGAGCCCCCGAGGAGGGGCCGGACCCCGAGGGGCtg gacccccgggGGGACCCCGAGCccccggcagagcccgggggGGGCCCCGAGAAGTTGAAGACCCCCCTGAAGGGGAGCAAGGGGGAGGCAGCGTCACCCCCG AGCACAGGAGCCACGCCCACTTCGTGCGAGACCACGCCCCCTTGGGCGGGGCATAAACCTCGCGAGGCCACGCCCCCTGGCCCCACATCTCCCCAGCGGCGAGCGCGGCCAATCAGCGGCGGGCAGAGGCGGGCGGGGCGCTCTCCTATTGGCCGGCCTTGA